In one window of Lewinellaceae bacterium DNA:
- the gatA gene encoding Asp-tRNA(Asn)/Glu-tRNA(Gln) amidotransferase subunit GatA, translating into MELLSIQDTQKAFQNGTIRCTDQVQSCLQRIEATSQYNLYIEIASDAALKRAAELDERRRNGQSCGRLAGVVFSIKDVLCWQGHATTASSKILQGFKAPYTATVVQRLLDEDAILIGRVHCDEFAMGSSNENSCYGPALNPIDSDYVPGGSSGASASAVALQTCHFSIGSDTGGSVRQPAAFCGVHGFKPTYGRHSRFGLIAYASSFDQVGYLVRHVADLPLLFEISAGKDDHDATSVDVPFHWDPDSGGAAKKIAYLEVPPGMMDPEVELAYNQLIDSMKESGMDLQSWSLSLESFLVPTYYILTTAEASSNLSRYDGIRYGMSAPGNDVEAILSNTRTRGFGKEVKRRLMMGTYVLSSGYYEAYYRKAQKVRGMIIREMESLFKESEALILPVSPVLPWRVGAKLDDPVAVYYADIFTVLANLTGQPGISLALQGSAGAFPRAIQIIGPRFADDMLFKTGLKITQLF; encoded by the coding sequence ATGGAGCTTTTATCCATTCAGGATACACAGAAAGCTTTCCAAAATGGAACCATCAGATGTACCGATCAGGTTCAATCCTGTCTGCAAAGGATCGAGGCTACGAGTCAATATAATCTGTACATTGAAATTGCATCCGATGCGGCTCTGAAGCGGGCGGCGGAGCTGGATGAGAGACGCCGGAACGGGCAGTCATGTGGACGGTTGGCTGGCGTTGTCTTCAGTATTAAGGATGTCCTGTGCTGGCAAGGCCATGCCACCACGGCATCGTCAAAGATCCTGCAGGGATTCAAGGCACCTTATACTGCTACCGTGGTGCAGCGACTGCTGGATGAGGATGCGATTCTGATCGGGCGGGTACATTGTGATGAATTTGCCATGGGCAGCAGCAACGAAAATTCGTGTTATGGTCCGGCGTTAAATCCCATCGATTCTGACTACGTACCAGGAGGGTCCTCCGGAGCATCTGCCAGTGCAGTGGCTTTGCAGACGTGTCATTTCTCGATCGGATCAGATACAGGTGGTTCTGTAAGGCAGCCGGCAGCATTTTGCGGAGTGCATGGATTTAAGCCTACCTATGGCAGACATTCCCGTTTTGGATTGATTGCCTATGCCTCTTCATTCGATCAGGTCGGATACCTGGTCCGGCACGTGGCTGATTTGCCTCTGCTTTTTGAGATCAGTGCCGGGAAGGATGATCATGACGCCACCTCAGTGGATGTGCCTTTTCATTGGGACCCGGACAGTGGAGGTGCGGCAAAAAAGATAGCCTACCTGGAAGTGCCTCCGGGAATGATGGACCCGGAAGTGGAGCTTGCTTACAACCAGCTTATTGACTCCATGAAAGAGTCGGGTATGGATCTGCAAAGCTGGTCTTTGTCCCTGGAGTCCTTTCTCGTCCCTACCTACTATATTCTTACGACAGCCGAAGCTTCCTCGAATCTGAGCCGGTATGATGGCATACGTTATGGTATGAGCGCTCCGGGAAATGATGTAGAAGCGATCCTTTCCAATACCCGGACCCGGGGTTTTGGCAAAGAAGTCAAGCGCAGGCTGATGATGGGTACCTATGTGTTAAGCTCCGGCTACTACGAAGCTTACTACCGCAAAGCACAGAAGGTGAGAGGGATGATCATCCGGGAGATGGAGTCCTTATTTAAGGAATCTGAAGCTCTGATTCTTCCGGTCTCTCCGGTATTGCCCTGGCGTGTGGGCGCCAAGCTGGATGACCCGGTGGCGGTGTACTACGCAGATATTTTCACAGTACTGGCGAACCTTACCGGGCAGCCCGGAATAAGCCTTGCTTTACAAGGTTCAGCGGGAGCCTTTCCCCGGGCGATTCAGATAATTGGTCCAAGATTTGCAGATGATATGCTGTTTAAAACTGGACTGAAGATTACACAATTGTTTTGA
- a CDS encoding histidine--tRNA ligase has translation MKVSLPKGTRDFLPAQARKRKYLFSQIEQVFQCFGYVPIETPVLENLSTLMGKYGEEGDNLLFKVLNNGDFLAKADEKALSGRDSGRLLPDIAKRGLRYDLTVPFARFVVMHQHELYFPFKRYQIQPVWRADRPQRGRYQEFYQCDVDVVGSESLMYEAELIQIYDTVFHNLGIPVEIRVNNRKILAGIAEAAGVPDKLTEMTVAIDKLDKIGANGVLEEMVRKGIPEGNALQILNTIQLEWNDLADVLKGTVSGVKGVAELAEVWSYLDGIALHNRLTKDFRLARGLNYYTGCIFEIALDTDQVQMGSLGGGGRYAELTGVFGLDNMPGVGISFGAERIYDVLDELQLWPKDLDRQLDILVLAMDEACHQAAFKLVSDLRSAQLRADLYPQPDKFKKQMKYADALGVHWVAIIGPEELQAREVMLKNMITGDQNRISIGDVVNKIQ, from the coding sequence ATGAAGGTCAGTTTGCCGAAAGGCACCCGCGATTTCCTTCCGGCTCAGGCCCGGAAAAGGAAATATCTATTTTCCCAGATTGAACAGGTCTTCCAGTGCTTTGGATATGTGCCCATCGAGACACCGGTACTGGAAAACTTATCCACCCTGATGGGCAAGTACGGTGAGGAGGGTGACAATCTGTTGTTTAAGGTTTTGAACAACGGAGATTTCCTCGCTAAGGCCGATGAGAAGGCCTTATCCGGGCGGGACTCCGGGCGGTTATTACCCGATATTGCCAAGCGGGGTTTGCGCTATGATCTGACGGTGCCCTTTGCCCGTTTTGTGGTCATGCATCAGCACGAATTGTATTTTCCGTTCAAGCGGTACCAGATCCAGCCGGTATGGCGTGCCGATCGCCCTCAGCGAGGCCGCTATCAGGAATTTTATCAGTGTGATGTCGACGTGGTTGGTTCAGAATCCCTGATGTATGAAGCCGAGTTGATCCAGATATATGATACCGTATTTCACAATTTGGGGATCCCGGTGGAGATCCGGGTGAACAACCGTAAGATCCTGGCTGGGATCGCAGAAGCTGCCGGAGTACCGGATAAGCTCACTGAGATGACCGTCGCCATCGATAAATTAGACAAGATCGGAGCCAATGGAGTCCTGGAAGAAATGGTACGCAAAGGTATCCCGGAGGGTAATGCTTTACAGATATTGAACACCATCCAACTGGAATGGAATGATCTGGCAGACGTGTTGAAAGGTACCGTTTCGGGGGTCAAAGGAGTAGCGGAACTGGCAGAAGTGTGGAGTTATCTGGATGGAATTGCTCTGCATAACCGACTGACAAAAGATTTCCGGCTTGCCCGGGGCCTGAACTATTACACGGGGTGCATTTTTGAGATTGCCCTGGATACCGATCAGGTCCAGATGGGAAGTTTAGGCGGCGGTGGCCGCTATGCCGAGCTTACCGGCGTCTTTGGATTGGATAATATGCCAGGTGTGGGCATCAGTTTTGGCGCAGAACGTATCTATGATGTCTTGGACGAACTTCAATTGTGGCCGAAAGACCTGGACCGGCAGCTGGATATATTGGTTTTAGCTATGGATGAGGCCTGTCACCAGGCAGCATTTAAGTTGGTGAGCGATCTGCGGTCTGCCCAGCTGCGGGCTGACCTTTATCCACAACCAGACAAGTTTAAAAAGCAGATGAAATATGCCGATGCGCTCGGTGTTCATTGGGTAGCCATCATTGGGCCGGAAGAGCTTCAGGCCCGGGAAGTGATGCTTAAGAATATGATTACCGGTGATCAGAACCGTATCTCCATCGGTGATGTGGTTAATAAAATTCAATAG
- the pheS gene encoding phenylalanine--tRNA ligase subunit alpha → MNLIDEVNALIQEAGEAEIMDAEALEEYRKRFLGTKNILKGYFAKMKDVEPESRKAFGQLLNEVKNQAESRYSEVQTLIRQATRVQHQLDLTAPATPMAAGARHPISLILNRIVDIFARIGFIVVEDREIEDDWHNFTAMNTPDDHPARDMQDTFYLKDSSTYLLRTHTSSVQARVMTQRKPPIRIIAPGRVYRNETISARSHCQFHQVEGLYVDKGVSFRDMKQTLYYFARELYGPETRIRLRPSYFPFTEPSAEMDVYWGLKDETDYRITKGTGWLEILGCGMVDPAVLENCGIDPNVYSGFAFGMGIERQGMQKYRINDIRQYFENDMRFLAHFGSAF, encoded by the coding sequence ATGAATTTGATCGATGAAGTAAACGCATTGATTCAGGAAGCTGGTGAAGCCGAAATCATGGATGCGGAAGCACTGGAAGAATACCGTAAGCGTTTTCTTGGGACTAAAAACATCCTTAAGGGCTACTTCGCCAAGATGAAAGATGTGGAACCGGAAAGCCGTAAAGCATTCGGTCAATTATTGAACGAAGTAAAAAATCAGGCCGAATCCCGGTATTCCGAAGTACAAACACTGATACGGCAGGCTACGCGTGTCCAGCATCAGCTTGACCTTACTGCGCCGGCGACACCGATGGCTGCAGGTGCGCGTCACCCGATCTCATTGATCCTGAACCGCATTGTAGACATCTTTGCCAGGATCGGGTTTATCGTGGTGGAGGACCGTGAGATCGAGGACGACTGGCATAATTTCACAGCCATGAACACGCCCGACGATCATCCGGCGCGGGATATGCAGGATACCTTTTACCTTAAAGACAGCAGCACCTATCTTTTACGTACGCACACATCGTCCGTTCAGGCCAGGGTTATGACACAGCGCAAACCTCCGATCCGGATTATAGCCCCGGGACGGGTATATCGCAATGAAACCATCTCTGCCCGGTCTCATTGCCAGTTTCACCAGGTTGAAGGGCTTTACGTTGATAAAGGTGTTTCATTCCGGGACATGAAACAGACATTATACTATTTTGCCCGGGAGCTCTATGGTCCGGAAACGCGAATCCGTCTGAGGCCTTCTTACTTCCCTTTTACCGAGCCCAGCGCAGAAATGGATGTCTATTGGGGCTTAAAAGATGAGACCGATTACCGCATCACCAAAGGTACCGGGTGGCTGGAGATATTGGGTTGTGGTATGGTGGACCCGGCCGTGCTGGAAAATTGTGGTATCGATCCCAATGTTTATTCGGGCTTTGCATTCGGTATGGGTATCGAAAGACAGGGCATGCAGAAGTACCGGATCAATGATATCCGCCAATATTTTGAAAATGACATGCGCTTCCTGGCGCATTTTGGTTCAGCATTCTAA
- a CDS encoding alpha-L-fucosidase produces MKFSYSLLLTGFFLTSFLTAQTPYTPEWSSLDQRPVPSWFEDAKLGIFIHWGTYSVPAWAPKGVYAEWYQYWLETKTLYGNGQYQGDEIYKYHRQKYGNKTYYDLAAQFKAENYNPEDWVKLFEKAGARYLVVTSKHHDGYTLWPSDQADDRGFPWNSQEVGAQRDLLGALRDATRKSDLKFGIYYSLYEWFHPWYKAGNLSKYVDEHMMPQIKDLVTRYEPDILWGDGDWEQSAETWKTPDMLAWLYNESPVKDRVVVNDRWGKGTRQHHGGYYTSEYESGMHSDHPWEECRGIGISFGYNSNEDLEDYATTQNLILLLADIVSKGGNLLLDIGPRADGKIPVIMQDRLSGLGSWLNLNGESIYGTRPWRRTAQWTPGSPAPQSDQRYLSSDYILKECFPENDRFRRKAFFFTTKGNTLYAITPEWPKNYWDLNQVVPTDSTRVTLLETGQELSFSQRDSVFLVNVPIIQPQVLNKEGIYVLKIENVQGYLPKPTIQVTRDRDNGPSRVTLTCADERGQLFYTLDGTEPTTQSKPYKRPFIVRDGGKLAVKAFAPGIWPSETATFNIREDQFFSQVQWDSPPDRVAQGDGLALITDGITASGDTEDDPQWVGFKTKDAELVIDFGKPVKIKKVRIGFLQNEDICAKAPQEVRLEVSNNGWDYQGFKKLAPVTSTPGTGRKEYSTSVFNTTARYLYIRMINPNVCKKSGGSWIYLDEVTVE; encoded by the coding sequence ATGAAATTTTCATACAGCCTTCTTTTAACAGGCTTTTTTTTGACCTCCTTTCTGACTGCCCAAACCCCGTACACGCCGGAATGGTCATCCCTGGATCAACGACCCGTACCATCCTGGTTTGAGGATGCCAAACTGGGCATTTTCATCCATTGGGGAACTTATTCCGTACCCGCCTGGGCGCCTAAGGGCGTGTATGCCGAATGGTATCAATACTGGCTGGAGACCAAAACCCTTTATGGTAATGGCCAGTACCAGGGAGATGAGATCTATAAATACCACCGGCAGAAATACGGAAACAAAACGTATTATGACCTGGCAGCCCAGTTCAAAGCAGAGAATTACAATCCCGAAGACTGGGTCAAACTCTTTGAAAAAGCCGGTGCCCGGTATCTGGTGGTAACATCGAAACATCATGACGGATACACCCTGTGGCCAAGTGACCAGGCCGATGACCGGGGATTTCCCTGGAACAGCCAGGAAGTAGGTGCCCAACGGGACCTGCTGGGAGCTTTAAGGGATGCCACCCGCAAAAGTGATCTGAAGTTCGGCATCTATTATTCATTGTATGAATGGTTTCACCCCTGGTATAAAGCCGGAAATTTGTCCAAATACGTTGATGAACACATGATGCCCCAGATCAAGGATCTGGTCACCCGCTATGAACCGGATATCCTGTGGGGTGATGGGGACTGGGAACAGAGTGCCGAAACCTGGAAAACTCCTGACATGCTGGCCTGGTTGTACAACGAATCACCGGTGAAGGACCGGGTTGTTGTCAACGACCGCTGGGGGAAAGGGACCCGGCAGCATCATGGAGGTTATTATACCTCCGAATACGAATCCGGCATGCATTCCGACCATCCCTGGGAAGAATGCCGCGGTATCGGGATTTCATTCGGTTACAACAGCAATGAAGATCTCGAAGATTATGCCACCACGCAAAATTTGATCTTGCTATTAGCCGACATCGTATCCAAAGGCGGCAATCTGTTATTGGACATTGGTCCGCGTGCTGATGGAAAAATTCCGGTAATCATGCAGGACCGTCTCAGTGGCCTGGGTTCCTGGCTCAACCTGAACGGTGAATCCATTTACGGGACGCGTCCCTGGCGCAGGACAGCACAATGGACACCAGGCTCGCCAGCTCCCCAATCCGATCAACGCTATCTGAGCAGTGACTACATTTTAAAAGAGTGCTTTCCGGAAAATGACCGCTTTCGCAGGAAAGCTTTCTTCTTTACGACCAAAGGGAATACGCTTTACGCCATTACACCTGAATGGCCGAAAAATTATTGGGACCTGAACCAGGTCGTGCCAACCGATTCCACCCGGGTTACCTTACTGGAAACCGGGCAGGAATTGTCTTTTTCACAAAGAGACTCCGTATTCCTGGTCAACGTTCCGATCATTCAGCCCCAGGTTCTCAATAAGGAAGGCATTTATGTACTTAAGATTGAGAACGTTCAGGGCTACCTCCCCAAACCAACCATCCAGGTCACCCGTGACCGTGATAACGGACCTTCACGGGTTACGCTTACCTGCGCCGATGAGCGCGGACAGCTTTTTTATACCCTTGATGGTACTGAACCTACAACCCAGTCGAAACCATACAAGAGACCATTCATCGTCCGGGATGGCGGTAAGCTGGCGGTAAAAGCTTTCGCTCCCGGAATATGGCCCAGTGAAACAGCAACATTTAATATCCGGGAAGATCAGTTTTTCTCTCAGGTCCAATGGGACAGCCCTCCTGACCGGGTAGCCCAGGGCGATGGCCTGGCGCTGATTACCGATGGAATCACCGCCTCGGGAGATACTGAAGATGATCCCCAATGGGTCGGGTTTAAAACCAAGGATGCCGAACTGGTTATCGATTTTGGGAAGCCGGTGAAGATCAAAAAGGTACGTATCGGCTTTCTCCAGAATGAAGATATCTGTGCCAAAGCTCCTCAGGAAGTACGCCTGGAGGTATCGAATAACGGATGGGACTACCAGGGATTTAAGAAACTTGCTCCGGTAACAAGTACCCCGGGAACAGGCCGGAAGGAATACAGCACATCGGTATTTAATACCACCGCCCGCTACCTGTACATTCGCATGATCAATCCAAACGTATGTAAAAAATCCGGTGGATCGTGGATCTACCTCGATGAAGTGACCGTCGAATAA
- a CDS encoding ComF family protein produces the protein MLWLRILKESILHLLYPPVCIGCGARTAAQLHPFCVHCLYRMPFTNQEKFPDNEFTDHFAGRIPLTFGMALMYYEKNGIGQQIIQRLKYHGRKDLGQLTGDWLGQRLKECEFLPPVDFIIPVPLHWRRRLIRGYNQSEIIAQRLSSQLNAPVSEKHLVRRRWTGTQTKRKRLDRLQALNAAFRLQNQEDLAGKHLLLVDDVMTTGATIEACAKLLLTCPKVKVSAVTIAQGT, from the coding sequence ATGTTGTGGTTACGCATACTTAAGGAATCAATTCTCCACCTGCTTTATCCGCCGGTATGCATCGGATGTGGTGCGCGTACTGCAGCCCAATTACATCCTTTCTGTGTTCATTGTTTATACCGTATGCCATTTACCAACCAGGAAAAATTCCCGGATAATGAATTTACCGATCATTTTGCCGGAAGGATACCTCTGACCTTTGGCATGGCCCTGATGTATTATGAGAAAAATGGAATCGGTCAGCAGATCATTCAGCGCCTGAAATACCACGGTCGTAAAGATCTGGGGCAACTCACCGGTGACTGGCTGGGTCAGCGACTTAAGGAGTGTGAATTCCTGCCACCGGTCGATTTCATTATCCCGGTGCCTCTTCATTGGCGCAGAAGACTCATCCGCGGATACAATCAATCTGAAATCATTGCACAGCGTCTCTCTTCGCAACTGAATGCTCCCGTAAGTGAGAAACATCTTGTCCGCCGTCGCTGGACCGGTACCCAGACCAAGCGCAAACGTTTAGACCGGCTACAAGCGCTAAACGCTGCATTCAGACTCCAAAATCAGGAAGATCTTGCCGGGAAACACCTCTTATTGGTTGATGATGTGATGACCACTGGAGCCACCATAGAGGCATGTGCCAAACTACTCCTCACCTGTCCGAAAGTGAAGGTCTCTGCCGTTACAATAGCTCAGGGAACTTAG
- a CDS encoding ATP-dependent zinc metalloprotease FtsH: MEENNQDNNKRKDNRFNFNTYWLYGIIIVILLILNLIGFSGNNETKYNTQDLHRMIEAGDVERIVVINERLANVYLKRSKMDKYPDLKDRFSTIKGPQFTIETGPIELFAKSIEDLNAKGGSEDRVPIEYETKQDWLTPVLGWIIPIFLIVMIWLFIMRRVSGGGGGAGGQIFNIGKSKATIFDKNTKVNVTFEDVAGLDEAKEEVMEVVDFLKNPKKYTALGGKIPKGVLLVGPPGTGKTLLAKAVAGEAGVPFFSLSGSDFVEMFVGVGASRVRDLFKQAREKAPCIVFIDEIDAIGRARGRNTFQGGNDERENTLNQLLVEMDGFSTDKGVILMAATNRPDVLDNALLRPGRFDRQIAIDLPDLKGREAIFKVHLKNIKISNDVDPYILSEMTPGFAGADIMNVCNEAALIAARRNKNAVDLDDFNAALDRVIGGLEKKNKLISPEEKEIIAYHEAGHAVCGWFLEHASPLVKVTIVPRGVGTLGYAQYLPKEEYIVRTEQLLDRMCMTFGGRAAEKVVFGKISTGAQSDLDQVTKMAYSMVSVYGMDEEVGNVSFYSLAQDQFQKPYSDDTAKLIDEQVRELVQSQYRRAIALLTDKRDELEKLARTLLEREVILKSDVEKMIGPRPYEEKKPYEGHAEETAHGGKAEEEVTAG; this comes from the coding sequence ATGGAAGAAAATAATCAAGATAATAATAAGCGGAAAGACAACCGGTTCAATTTCAACACGTATTGGCTTTACGGAATCATCATCGTAATCTTATTGATTCTGAATTTGATCGGATTTTCCGGCAATAACGAAACCAAATACAATACCCAGGATCTTCACCGTATGATCGAGGCCGGTGATGTAGAGCGTATCGTGGTCATCAATGAACGATTGGCCAATGTGTACCTCAAGCGGAGTAAAATGGACAAATACCCGGATCTGAAAGACCGCTTCAGTACCATCAAAGGTCCACAGTTTACGATCGAAACAGGTCCCATCGAGTTATTTGCCAAAAGCATCGAAGACCTGAATGCCAAAGGAGGTTCCGAAGACCGCGTGCCGATTGAATACGAGACCAAGCAAGACTGGCTAACCCCGGTATTGGGATGGATCATACCCATCTTTTTGATCGTCATGATCTGGCTGTTCATCATGCGCCGGGTCAGTGGCGGCGGCGGAGGAGCCGGGGGCCAGATCTTTAACATCGGCAAATCCAAAGCGACCATCTTTGATAAGAACACCAAGGTAAACGTCACCTTTGAAGATGTTGCCGGGCTGGATGAAGCGAAGGAAGAGGTGATGGAAGTGGTAGATTTTCTAAAAAACCCAAAGAAATACACGGCACTGGGTGGCAAGATCCCTAAGGGAGTATTGCTGGTAGGCCCTCCCGGAACGGGTAAGACCCTGCTTGCCAAAGCAGTAGCCGGAGAAGCCGGAGTGCCCTTCTTCTCACTATCCGGTTCTGACTTCGTAGAGATGTTTGTAGGTGTGGGGGCTTCCAGGGTGCGTGACCTGTTTAAACAGGCCCGGGAGAAGGCACCCTGTATCGTATTCATCGATGAGATCGATGCGATAGGCCGGGCGCGTGGGCGCAACACATTCCAGGGTGGCAATGATGAACGTGAAAACACGCTCAATCAGCTGCTGGTGGAAATGGACGGTTTCAGCACCGACAAGGGGGTTATTCTGATGGCCGCTACCAACCGGCCGGATGTTTTGGACAATGCTTTATTGCGTCCAGGACGTTTTGACCGTCAGATCGCCATCGACCTGCCAGACCTCAAGGGTCGCGAGGCCATTTTTAAGGTACACCTGAAAAACATCAAAATATCCAATGATGTAGATCCCTACATCCTTTCGGAAATGACACCCGGTTTCGCCGGAGCAGATATCATGAACGTGTGTAATGAAGCCGCACTGATTGCCGCCAGAAGGAATAAGAATGCCGTTGATCTGGATGACTTCAATGCTGCTCTGGACCGCGTCATTGGTGGTTTGGAAAAGAAGAACAAACTGATCTCTCCGGAAGAAAAGGAGATCATCGCCTATCACGAAGCCGGACACGCTGTTTGTGGATGGTTTTTGGAACATGCCTCCCCTCTGGTAAAGGTGACCATTGTTCCGCGTGGTGTCGGCACACTTGGTTATGCCCAATACCTGCCAAAAGAGGAATACATCGTGCGTACTGAGCAACTGCTGGACCGCATGTGTATGACATTCGGAGGGCGGGCTGCCGAGAAAGTGGTCTTTGGAAAGATCTCAACCGGTGCCCAGAGTGACCTGGACCAGGTTACCAAAATGGCTTACAGCATGGTATCGGTCTATGGTATGGATGAGGAGGTCGGTAATGTATCTTTTTATAGCCTTGCGCAGGATCAGTTTCAGAAGCCATACTCTGACGATACGGCGAAATTGATTGACGAGCAGGTACGCGAGCTGGTGCAGTCTCAATACCGTCGCGCAATTGCTTTGTTGACCGATAAAAGGGACGAGCTGGAAAAACTGGCCCGCACGCTGCTTGAGAGGGAAGTCATCCTGAAAAGCGATGTGGAAAAAATGATCGGCCCGCGTCCTTATGAAGAGAAAAAGCCCTACGAAGGCCACGCTGAAGAAACGGCACACGGCGGCAAAGCCGAAGAAGAGGTTACTGCGGGCTAA
- the rsfS gene encoding ribosome silencing factor, with protein sequence MVILYSNINLAFNLKRKSATAQQQERTESLHPLIIDSIQSVKGKKILKLDLRQLDDAQVDFFIICSGDSTTQVRAISDRIEKRLREEAGERPLHVEGTREGHWILLDYFNTIVHVFHPETRSYYDLESLWSDAKFEQFETL encoded by the coding sequence ATGGTAATTTTGTATTCGAACATAAATCTAGCATTCAATTTGAAAAGAAAAAGTGCAACCGCTCAACAGCAAGAGAGAACCGAAAGTCTACACCCTCTGATCATTGACAGCATACAATCCGTAAAAGGAAAAAAGATCCTCAAACTGGATCTCCGACAATTAGATGATGCCCAGGTTGACTTTTTCATTATATGTTCCGGAGACTCCACCACCCAGGTTAGAGCCATCTCCGATCGTATTGAAAAAAGGCTTAGAGAAGAAGCTGGCGAGCGGCCCTTGCATGTCGAGGGAACACGGGAAGGCCACTGGATCTTGCTGGATTACTTCAATACCATTGTTCATGTTTTTCATCCTGAAACCAGGTCCTATTACGACTTAGAATCTTTGTGGAGTGATGCTAAGTTTGAGCAATTTGAAACTTTGTAG
- a CDS encoding biotin--[acetyl-CoA-carboxylase] ligase produces the protein MSESRHFYPLIGQEIHYFETLPSTQDLALSWAKERQVKSGSVIRAGHQTAGRGQANNTWQDEGGLNIACSVIYFPEFTLLPVQTFYLSKWVSLAVLDTLKPLLPEGLVIKWPNDIWYHERKLAGILIQTSISGTAVLSAVVGIGININQQQFGNLIRATSVKELTGEHHDLEAVMRELLSNLNRWLSVLEAGELERLDEAYLNCLLGLHQSRSFRLPDGQIIRGQVTGIDEHGRLQIVYNNSVHHFGFKEIEWLIQ, from the coding sequence TTGTCGGAGTCTCGTCACTTTTATCCATTGATCGGTCAGGAGATCCATTACTTTGAAACCCTGCCCTCCACGCAGGATCTGGCTTTGTCCTGGGCCAAAGAGCGACAGGTGAAGTCGGGATCGGTCATCCGTGCCGGGCATCAAACGGCGGGACGCGGCCAGGCCAATAACACGTGGCAGGATGAAGGTGGACTCAATATCGCCTGTTCGGTCATCTATTTTCCCGAATTTACCCTACTGCCGGTGCAGACATTTTACCTCAGCAAATGGGTCTCACTAGCTGTCCTGGACACCTTAAAACCCTTACTTCCGGAGGGTTTGGTCATTAAATGGCCGAATGACATCTGGTATCATGAGAGAAAATTAGCCGGAATACTTATCCAGACCAGCATCAGCGGGACAGCTGTCCTTAGTGCTGTCGTTGGAATCGGGATCAACATCAATCAGCAACAATTTGGAAATCTGATCCGGGCCACCTCGGTAAAAGAGCTTACCGGAGAGCACCATGACCTGGAAGCTGTCATGCGGGAATTGTTGTCCAACCTCAATCGTTGGCTATCGGTGCTGGAAGCCGGTGAATTGGAGCGGTTGGATGAAGCATACTTGAACTGCTTGCTGGGACTCCATCAAAGCCGGTCGTTCCGTCTCCCGGACGGGCAAATCATCCGTGGTCAGGTGACTGGAATCGATGAACATGGTCGCCTGCAGATCGTTTACAATAATTCAGTCCATCATTTTGGCTTTAAAGAAATAGAATGGCTAATCCAATGA